A stretch of Arthrobacter sunyaminii DNA encodes these proteins:
- a CDS encoding ATP-dependent helicase — protein MSVKLHLVGPSAATAQAPELTPDQQAVVDLPAGSGPVLVLGAPGTGKSTVLVEAAVARISRGLDPAGLLLLAPTRLAAAALRDALSARLQGTLSTSPARTWASYAFDLIRRAKAEGRLPYITRAPKLLSGAEQDVIIKELLEGHGQQGIPALPWPESLDLALPTRGFRQEIRQLFDRIIEYGISSERVADLGRRHNRPDWVAAAALYAEYRDVLDIRMPEAFDPAGIITSALQILENDPEFLAAERARFQLILVDDLQEANPAIHALLGLLAGGGDAVVTACPDTVVQGFRGARPDLLGQLSDILGEGLQTFVLSGQHRLTGSIATAWLRTASRISVVGQLPRYRAAVLPAADLPVTGPEEPAEGAVSDEVPVDAVVSGRAEAHVVDSPMHELRYIAQRILQAQLLDGRRLEDMAVIVRTGGQLARIQRYLSGQGIDVKVPVAEKAVRDEAAVRPLLDAFAVVLNPDLLTPESAVALLTSRIGGASSIELRRLRQALRREEVRSGGGRTSDVLLVEALLDPLSPSGLALAGLSWEARAAQRLAAMLRAGRTAADQPGATAETVLWALWSASGWSKKWAEAALSGGASGARADRDLDAIMALFQTAERYVDQLPGSTPAQFLDYLTSSELPMDTLAARAQRRDAVELLTPASAAGREWPMVIVAGVQDGVWPNLRLRGELLGSGDLVAAVEHGDGFARHRSPQTLMHATRHDELRSFSTAVSRARDLLICTAVSSDDEQPSPFLDLVEPLPPEAMKRERTEVLRPLTLRSLVAELRAHAQQREEKPELAREAVHHLGTMLNHPVRVPGAAPSEWWGLAPLSTDAPVIPEETPIPVSPSKVDAVLKSPLSWFVSAAGGEQATDFARSLGTLVHQIAQDLPDASGSEYVAELQRRWPALGMKDNWEGKVDFKRAETMVRKLAEYVIKMRPQGRSLVDVERDFAAEIPVEIRGQERTALLRGQIDRLEIDAEGRLFIVDLKTGKSAPKKDELEGHPQLAAYQEAVREGAVAREKPEEGDAPAAKPAAPSSLPGGAALVQLGTTNKGVSVQEQEPLDPEDTRAQDMIRTAAALMSDSTFDTVHDPTRSGFGGHGCRLPEICPLCPEGKQVTE, from the coding sequence ATGAGCGTAAAACTGCATTTGGTGGGGCCCTCCGCGGCAACCGCACAGGCCCCGGAATTGACGCCGGACCAGCAGGCGGTCGTGGACCTGCCCGCCGGCAGCGGACCCGTCCTGGTGCTGGGCGCTCCCGGCACCGGCAAGTCCACGGTTCTGGTGGAAGCGGCCGTTGCCCGGATCAGCCGCGGACTCGATCCCGCGGGACTGCTCCTGCTGGCCCCCACGCGCCTGGCCGCCGCGGCGCTGCGCGATGCGCTGTCCGCGAGGCTGCAGGGCACCCTGAGCACGTCTCCGGCCCGCACCTGGGCTTCCTACGCCTTTGATCTGATTCGGCGGGCCAAAGCCGAAGGCCGGTTGCCTTACATCACGCGGGCACCCAAGCTGCTGTCGGGCGCCGAACAGGACGTCATCATCAAGGAACTGCTGGAGGGGCACGGCCAGCAGGGGATCCCCGCCCTGCCGTGGCCTGAGTCCCTGGACCTGGCCCTGCCCACGCGGGGTTTTCGGCAGGAGATCCGGCAGCTGTTTGACCGCATTATCGAGTACGGCATCTCCTCGGAGCGGGTGGCGGATCTGGGCCGCCGGCACAACCGGCCGGACTGGGTGGCCGCGGCTGCCCTGTATGCGGAGTACCGTGACGTCCTGGATATCCGGATGCCGGAGGCCTTTGACCCGGCGGGCATCATCACCAGCGCGCTGCAGATCCTGGAGAATGATCCCGAGTTCCTGGCTGCCGAACGGGCCCGCTTCCAGCTCATTCTCGTGGATGACCTGCAGGAAGCAAACCCGGCCATCCACGCCCTGCTGGGACTGCTCGCCGGAGGCGGGGACGCCGTGGTCACCGCGTGCCCCGACACCGTTGTGCAGGGCTTCCGCGGAGCCCGCCCCGACCTGCTGGGTCAACTCTCCGACATCTTGGGCGAGGGGCTGCAGACGTTTGTGCTGTCCGGACAGCACCGGCTTACCGGTTCCATTGCCACAGCCTGGCTCCGGACGGCATCGCGCATTTCGGTGGTCGGGCAGCTGCCCCGTTACCGGGCTGCTGTTCTTCCCGCCGCTGATCTTCCCGTTACCGGGCCGGAGGAACCGGCAGAGGGTGCAGTTTCGGACGAGGTACCGGTTGACGCGGTGGTTTCCGGCCGGGCTGAGGCACACGTCGTCGATTCGCCCATGCATGAACTGCGCTACATAGCCCAGCGCATCCTCCAGGCACAGCTGCTGGACGGGCGCAGGCTCGAAGACATGGCCGTGATCGTCCGCACCGGAGGCCAGCTGGCCCGGATCCAGCGGTACCTCAGCGGCCAGGGCATCGACGTCAAAGTGCCCGTTGCGGAAAAGGCGGTGCGCGATGAAGCCGCGGTGCGGCCGCTGCTGGACGCTTTCGCCGTCGTCCTGAATCCGGACCTGCTGACGCCCGAATCGGCCGTTGCCCTGCTGACTTCGCGGATCGGCGGCGCCAGCTCGATTGAACTGCGCCGGCTGCGCCAGGCACTGCGGCGGGAAGAAGTCCGCAGCGGAGGCGGGCGCACCAGCGATGTCCTGCTGGTGGAGGCGCTGCTGGACCCGCTGTCGCCCAGCGGCCTGGCGCTCGCAGGATTGTCGTGGGAAGCACGGGCAGCCCAGCGGCTGGCCGCCATGCTGCGCGCCGGGCGCACCGCGGCGGATCAGCCCGGTGCCACAGCTGAAACAGTGCTCTGGGCCCTGTGGTCAGCCTCGGGCTGGTCCAAAAAGTGGGCTGAAGCGGCGCTCTCCGGAGGGGCCTCCGGGGCACGGGCCGACCGGGATCTGGATGCCATCATGGCGCTGTTCCAGACCGCTGAACGCTACGTTGACCAGTTGCCGGGCTCCACGCCGGCCCAGTTTCTCGACTACCTGACCAGCTCCGAACTGCCGATGGATACCCTGGCCGCCCGTGCCCAGCGCCGCGATGCCGTGGAACTGCTGACACCGGCCAGCGCTGCGGGGCGGGAATGGCCCATGGTCATTGTTGCCGGCGTGCAGGACGGAGTCTGGCCCAATCTCCGGCTCCGCGGAGAGTTGCTGGGCAGCGGAGACCTGGTGGCGGCCGTTGAGCACGGTGACGGCTTTGCCAGGCACCGCAGCCCGCAAACACTGATGCACGCCACCCGGCACGATGAGCTGCGCAGCTTTTCCACCGCCGTCTCGCGTGCCCGCGATCTGCTGATCTGCACAGCGGTGTCCTCGGATGATGAACAGCCCTCCCCGTTCCTGGACCTGGTGGAACCGTTGCCGCCCGAAGCGATGAAACGGGAACGCACCGAGGTCCTGCGTCCGCTCACCCTGCGCTCCCTGGTGGCGGAGCTGCGGGCCCATGCGCAGCAGCGGGAGGAAAAACCGGAACTCGCCCGTGAGGCAGTCCATCATCTGGGCACCATGCTTAACCACCCCGTGCGGGTGCCCGGTGCTGCGCCGTCCGAGTGGTGGGGGCTGGCGCCCCTGTCCACGGACGCCCCGGTGATTCCCGAGGAAACTCCTATTCCGGTTTCGCCGTCCAAGGTTGACGCTGTGCTGAAATCCCCGCTGAGCTGGTTTGTGTCCGCTGCGGGCGGGGAGCAGGCCACCGACTTCGCCCGTTCCCTGGGCACCCTGGTGCATCAAATCGCCCAGGACCTGCCGGACGCCTCAGGCAGCGAATACGTCGCGGAACTCCAGCGGCGCTGGCCGGCCCTGGGCATGAAGGACAACTGGGAAGGCAAAGTGGATTTCAAGCGCGCCGAAACCATGGTGCGAAAACTCGCCGAGTACGTCATCAAGATGCGGCCGCAAGGCCGCTCCCTGGTGGATGTGGAACGGGACTTCGCCGCGGAAATCCCGGTGGAAATCCGCGGACAGGAACGGACCGCCCTGCTGCGCGGGCAGATCGACAGGCTGGAGATCGACGCCGAGGGCAGGCTGTTCATCGTTGACCTCAAAACGGGAAAGTCTGCCCCCAAGAAGGACGAACTCGAAGGACACCCGCAGCTTGCGGCCTATCAGGAAGCCGTCCGGGAAGGTGCCGTCGCCCGGGAAAAGCCTGAGGAAGGGGACGCCCCCGCGGCGAAGCCTGCTGCGCCGTCGTCCCTGCCCGGCGGGGCGGCACTGGTTCAGCTGGGCACCACCAACAAGGGAGTGTCCGTGCAGGAGCAGGAACCGCTGGACCCCGAAGACACCCGGGCGCAGGACATGATCCGGACGGCGGCGGCGCTGATGTCCGATTCCACCTTTGACACCGTGCATGACCCCACACGCAGCGGATTCGGCGGCCACGGCTGCCGTCTTCCGGAAATCTGCCCGCTCTGCCCCGAAGGAAAGCAGGTCACCGAATGA
- a CDS encoding MGMT family protein, with the protein MRNDYVEAVRSVVELIPPAHVLSYGDVAEILSHGGPRQVGAVLSRHGAGLPWWRVIRAGGEPPRCHGRRAWEHYAAEGTPVTGTPDDDGGGYRVRIGAARWSPSETDWAVFEVLRAGLGGIGPEVSAGRDEVET; encoded by the coding sequence ATGCGCAATGACTACGTCGAAGCCGTGCGCTCAGTGGTTGAGCTGATACCGCCCGCACATGTCCTCTCCTACGGGGATGTGGCCGAAATCCTCAGCCACGGCGGTCCGCGCCAGGTGGGTGCCGTCCTGTCCCGTCACGGAGCCGGCCTGCCCTGGTGGCGCGTGATCCGCGCCGGCGGTGAACCTCCCCGGTGCCACGGCCGGCGCGCCTGGGAGCATTACGCGGCCGAAGGTACCCCCGTGACGGGGACCCCGGACGACGACGGCGGCGGCTACCGGGTGCGGATCGGCGCAGCACGGTGGTCCCCCTCGGAAACGGATTGGGCCGTCTTCGAGGTCCTGCGCGCCGGGCTGGGCGGCATTGGGCCGGAAGTGTCGGCGGGACGTGATGAAGTAGAGACATGA
- a CDS encoding 3'-5' exonuclease: MNSWHELPHAAFDLETTGRDPQTARIVTASIILVNGQGEVLKHHEWLSAVEEDIPAEAAAIHGISTEHARAQGQPAAEVCAEIAGVLGSLFAAGIPVLAFNASYDFTVLNRECERFGLTPPAPAPVIDPYILDKQVDRYRRGKRTLTALTEHYGVGFENAHTSAADVMATIGVARAMAGKFPVLHREATLLHEAQVNWAREQAASFQEYLRRKDPSAVVDGTWPARS; the protein is encoded by the coding sequence ATGAACAGCTGGCATGAACTCCCCCACGCGGCCTTTGATCTTGAGACCACCGGCCGCGACCCGCAGACCGCACGCATCGTCACCGCTTCCATCATTTTGGTCAACGGTCAGGGGGAAGTCCTGAAGCACCATGAGTGGCTTTCCGCTGTGGAAGAGGACATTCCCGCCGAGGCTGCCGCCATCCACGGCATCAGCACCGAACACGCCCGTGCACAGGGGCAGCCCGCGGCCGAGGTTTGCGCTGAAATTGCCGGAGTGCTGGGAAGCCTCTTCGCTGCGGGCATCCCGGTCCTGGCGTTCAACGCCTCCTATGACTTCACCGTCCTGAACCGGGAGTGCGAGCGGTTCGGGCTGACACCGCCGGCCCCTGCCCCCGTCATCGATCCGTACATCCTGGACAAGCAGGTGGACCGTTACCGCCGCGGAAAGCGTACGTTGACGGCGCTGACGGAACACTACGGCGTCGGCTTCGAGAACGCGCACACTTCAGCCGCTGATGTCATGGCCACGATCGGGGTTGCCCGGGCCATGGCCGGCAAGTTCCCCGTGCTGCACCGCGAAGCAACACTGCTGCATGAGGCACAGGTCAACTGGGCCCGTGAACAGGCAGCCAGTTTCCAGGAGTACCTGCGGCGCAAGGATCCATCCGCCGTGGTGGACGGCACGTGGCCCGCGCGCAGCTGA
- a CDS encoding methionine ABC transporter ATP-binding protein, with translation MITVTDLRKVYRQGDRDVTALDGVSLSVPKGSIHGIIGHSGAGKSTLVRCLTLLDRPTSGSVTIDGRELTAVKDSEIRSARRRIGMVFQHANLMDSRTAAANIAHPLELAGAKKQVIQDKVSDLLRLVGLESFAGAYPAQLSGGQKQRVGIARALASDPDILLCDEPTSALDPGTTDDILDLISDLSHRLGLTVLIITHEMNVVKRICDSVSLLEAGRVAEHGPLNEVASNLGGRLAKALIPLPATPLLPGDPTGPVLELLLTGGNATEPVLSALTRRFDTDVNVLAGSVETLAGRRFGRLRIQLDVHTDMTAVTDYLADQGVAVEVAA, from the coding sequence ATGATCACAGTTACCGACCTGCGCAAGGTCTACCGCCAGGGCGACCGAGACGTCACTGCGCTCGACGGCGTCAGCCTGAGCGTGCCGAAGGGATCCATCCACGGGATCATCGGGCATTCCGGTGCCGGCAAGTCCACCCTGGTGAGATGCCTCACCCTGCTGGACCGTCCGACGTCGGGCTCGGTCACCATCGACGGGCGGGAGCTGACCGCGGTCAAGGACTCCGAAATCCGCAGCGCCCGGCGCCGCATCGGCATGGTTTTCCAGCACGCCAACCTGATGGATTCCCGCACGGCAGCAGCGAACATCGCGCATCCTTTGGAGCTGGCCGGCGCCAAGAAGCAGGTCATCCAGGACAAGGTGTCCGATCTCCTGCGCCTGGTGGGACTGGAAAGCTTCGCGGGTGCTTATCCCGCACAACTGTCCGGCGGCCAGAAACAGCGCGTTGGCATTGCCCGCGCCCTGGCCTCTGATCCGGACATCCTGCTGTGCGACGAGCCCACCTCGGCCCTGGACCCCGGCACCACCGATGACATCCTGGACCTGATCTCGGACCTCTCGCACCGGCTGGGACTGACGGTTCTGATCATCACCCATGAAATGAACGTCGTGAAACGCATCTGCGATTCCGTCTCCCTGCTCGAAGCAGGGCGGGTTGCCGAGCACGGACCGCTGAACGAGGTCGCTTCCAACCTCGGCGGCCGGCTGGCCAAGGCGCTGATTCCGCTGCCCGCCACTCCCCTTTTGCCCGGGGATCCCACCGGACCGGTCCTGGAGCTGCTGCTCACGGGCGGCAACGCCACGGAACCGGTGCTCTCGGCATTGACCCGCCGCTTCGACACTGATGTGAACGTCCTCGCGGGAAGCGTTGAAACCCTGGCAGGCAGGCGCTTCGGACGACTGCGCATCCAGCTCGACGTCCATACGGACATGACCGCCGTAACCGACTATCTCGCCGACCAGGGCGTTGCCGTGGAGGTGGCCGCATGA
- a CDS encoding MetQ/NlpA family ABC transporter substrate-binding protein, translated as MRKSLTLVATGVAAALALSACGGSDTSSESVDSLDPANPVTLTVGASPLPHAQILQYVADNLAADAGLELEIKEFDDYVTPNIALDDGSLDANYYQHLPYFESQVESQGYDFEHGAGVHVEPYAVFSEKHEDISAVGDGARVAITNDPSNQARALTLLEEAGLLENVEDDASVLALTDEQNPKGLDFVENQPELLVNDLSDPTVDLAILNGNYILAAGLSTDDALLVESVEENPYANFLAWKTGNKDARIDKLEELLHSPEVSSFIEETWPNGDVTAAF; from the coding sequence ATGCGTAAATCACTGACTCTCGTTGCCACCGGTGTGGCCGCTGCCCTGGCGCTGTCCGCCTGCGGAGGCTCCGACACCTCCAGCGAATCCGTTGACAGTCTGGATCCGGCAAACCCGGTAACCCTGACGGTGGGTGCCAGCCCGCTGCCGCACGCGCAGATCCTCCAGTACGTCGCCGACAATCTGGCGGCCGATGCCGGCCTCGAGCTGGAAATCAAGGAATTCGACGACTACGTCACTCCGAACATCGCCCTGGATGACGGCTCGCTGGACGCGAACTACTACCAGCACCTGCCGTACTTCGAGTCCCAGGTCGAGTCCCAGGGCTACGACTTTGAGCACGGCGCCGGCGTCCATGTGGAGCCGTACGCCGTCTTCTCCGAAAAGCATGAGGACATCTCCGCCGTCGGCGACGGCGCCCGCGTGGCCATCACCAACGACCCTTCGAACCAGGCCCGCGCGCTGACGCTGCTGGAAGAAGCCGGCCTGCTGGAGAACGTTGAAGACGACGCTTCGGTGCTGGCCCTGACGGACGAGCAGAACCCCAAGGGACTGGACTTCGTTGAGAACCAGCCGGAACTGCTGGTCAATGACCTCAGCGATCCCACCGTGGACCTGGCCATTCTGAACGGCAACTACATCCTGGCCGCCGGCCTGAGCACCGACGACGCCCTGCTGGTGGAATCCGTCGAAGAGAACCCGTACGCCAACTTCCTGGCCTGGAAGACCGGCAACAAGGACGCCCGCATCGACAAGCTCGAAGAGCTGCTCCACTCCCCCGAGGTCTCTTCCTTCATCGAGGAAACCTGGCCCAACGGTGACGTCACTGCTGCTTTCTAG
- the hemL gene encoding glutamate-1-semialdehyde 2,1-aminomutase: MSSPVSPVSPSSNEELFDRARALMPGGVNSPVRAFGSVGGTPKFMVSAKGPYITDSEGREYVDLVCSWGPALVGHSHPDVLAAVHAAVDNGLSFGASTPAEAELAQLVMDRVPGVKRLRMVSTGTEATMTAIRLARGYTGRNLVIKFAGCYHGHLDGLLASAGSGLATLALPGSAGVTEATAAETLVLPYNDVDAVEKAFAEHGANIAAVITEAAPANMGVVTPEPGFNAALSRITAENGALLILDEVLTGFRTGPAGYWGLTGAKEGWTPDLFTFGKVIGGGMPVAALGGRADVMDYLAPLGPVYQAGTLSGNPIAMAAGVATLKAATAEVYATVDARSAELSAAVSAALTDAGVDHSIQRAGNLFSVAFGTSDTGVHNYEQAQAQESFRYKPFFHSMLESGVYLPPSVFEAWFLSGAHDDAAMERIYAALPAAAKAAADAQP; encoded by the coding sequence ATGTCCTCACCTGTCTCACCTGTCTCACCGTCGTCCAACGAAGAACTCTTTGACCGTGCCCGGGCCCTGATGCCCGGCGGCGTGAACTCCCCGGTCCGGGCCTTCGGCTCCGTAGGCGGCACGCCCAAGTTCATGGTCTCCGCCAAGGGCCCGTACATCACGGACTCCGAGGGTCGCGAGTATGTGGACCTCGTCTGCTCGTGGGGGCCCGCCCTGGTGGGCCACTCCCACCCGGACGTGCTGGCCGCGGTGCACGCCGCCGTCGACAACGGACTGTCCTTCGGTGCGTCCACCCCCGCCGAAGCCGAACTGGCGCAGCTGGTGATGGACCGGGTGCCGGGCGTGAAGCGCCTGCGCATGGTCTCCACCGGCACCGAAGCCACCATGACCGCCATCCGGCTGGCCCGCGGCTACACCGGCCGCAACCTGGTCATCAAGTTCGCCGGTTGCTACCACGGCCACCTGGACGGGCTGCTGGCCTCTGCCGGCTCCGGCCTGGCCACCCTGGCCCTGCCCGGGTCCGCCGGCGTCACCGAAGCCACCGCCGCTGAAACGCTGGTGCTGCCGTACAACGATGTGGATGCGGTCGAAAAGGCCTTCGCTGAGCACGGCGCGAACATTGCCGCCGTCATCACCGAGGCAGCGCCCGCAAACATGGGCGTGGTGACCCCGGAGCCGGGATTCAACGCCGCCCTGTCCCGCATCACCGCAGAAAACGGCGCCCTGCTCATCCTGGACGAGGTCCTCACCGGGTTCCGTACCGGACCAGCCGGCTACTGGGGCCTGACCGGCGCGAAGGAAGGCTGGACGCCGGACCTGTTCACCTTCGGCAAGGTCATTGGCGGCGGGATGCCCGTGGCCGCACTGGGCGGCCGCGCCGACGTGATGGACTACCTGGCTCCGCTGGGCCCGGTCTACCAGGCAGGTACCCTGTCGGGTAACCCAATCGCCATGGCCGCCGGTGTCGCCACGCTGAAGGCTGCCACCGCAGAGGTCTATGCCACTGTGGATGCCCGCAGCGCCGAGCTCTCCGCCGCGGTTTCCGCTGCACTGACTGACGCCGGCGTGGACCACAGCATCCAGCGAGCCGGAAACCTGTTCAGCGTTGCCTTCGGCACCTCGGACACGGGCGTGCATAACTACGAGCAGGCCCAGGCGCAGGAGTCCTTCCGGTATAAGCCGTTCTTCCACTCGATGCTGGAGAGCGGCGTGTACCTGCCGCCGTCGGTCTTCGAGGCCTGGTTCCTGTCCGGCGCGCACGACGACGCCGCCATGGAACGCATCTACGCTGCGCTTCCGGCGGCCGCCAAGGCTGCGGCTGACGCACAGCCGTAA
- the hemB gene encoding porphobilinogen synthase: MSFPQHRPRRLRTTPAMRRLTAEYRLDPAELILPAFVREGITEPNPLTSMPGVVQHTMDSLKKAAAEAVELGVGGIMLFGIPAERDAVGSAGTDPNGILNRGIAAVREEVGDDLVIMSDVCLDEFTDHGHCGVLDENGVVDNDSTLEIYGRMAVEQARAGAHVLGPSGMMDGQIAVIRHALDTAGYQDVSLFAYAAKYASAFYGPFREAVDSQLKGDRRTYQMEAANRREALLEVELDLEEGADMVMVKPAMSYLDVLADVAAMSPVPVGAYQISGEYAMIEAAAANGWIDRRRAIEESVLGIKRAGANMILTYWATELAAWLKESK; the protein is encoded by the coding sequence ATGAGCTTCCCCCAGCACCGTCCCCGCCGGCTGCGCACCACACCTGCCATGAGGCGGCTGACCGCCGAATACCGGCTGGATCCGGCCGAACTGATCCTCCCCGCCTTTGTCCGCGAGGGCATCACCGAGCCCAATCCGCTCACCTCCATGCCCGGCGTCGTCCAGCACACCATGGATTCCCTGAAGAAGGCCGCCGCGGAAGCGGTTGAGCTGGGGGTGGGCGGCATCATGCTCTTCGGCATCCCCGCCGAGCGCGACGCCGTCGGCAGCGCCGGGACCGATCCGAACGGTATCCTCAACCGCGGCATAGCCGCCGTCCGCGAGGAAGTGGGCGATGACCTCGTCATCATGAGCGACGTCTGCCTGGACGAATTCACCGACCACGGGCACTGCGGCGTCCTGGACGAAAACGGCGTCGTGGACAATGACAGCACCCTGGAAATCTACGGCCGGATGGCTGTGGAGCAGGCCCGCGCCGGTGCCCACGTACTGGGCCCGTCCGGCATGATGGACGGGCAGATCGCCGTGATCCGCCATGCACTGGACACCGCCGGGTATCAGGACGTGTCCCTGTTCGCCTACGCCGCGAAGTATGCCTCGGCGTTCTACGGCCCCTTCCGCGAAGCCGTTGATTCCCAGCTCAAAGGCGACCGCAGGACCTACCAGATGGAGGCGGCCAACCGCCGCGAAGCCCTGCTGGAGGTTGAGCTGGACCTTGAAGAAGGTGCGGACATGGTAATGGTCAAGCCGGCCATGAGCTACCTCGACGTGCTGGCCGACGTGGCCGCCATGTCTCCGGTCCCGGTGGGCGCTTACCAGATCTCCGGCGAGTACGCGATGATTGAAGCTGCCGCCGCCAACGGCTGGATTGACCGCCGCCGGGCCATCGAAGAGTCCGTGCTGGGCATCAAGCGGGCCGGCGCAAACATGATTCTCACCTACTGGGCCACCGAGCTGGCGGCCTGGCTGAAGGAAAGCAAGTAA
- a CDS encoding uroporphyrinogen-III synthase, giving the protein MSGAKLRELAGLNVVLLRSPDRAAAMTAELESRGAAVALLPLIDFQFPADTSELDSALVSLRSGRFAWVIFTSVTTVRAMVRRCAALGVAAASAVPAGTRIAAVGTGTRRALEDTGLAVDLMPEGDHSARGLAETWPHPQDSDPEGGALRILLPQADLADPALRDNLTSLGWDVRAVTAYCTVDYPAPGVRFTPAADTGADGTAPLITAQDFLGAAPAGPRAVVLTSPSIVRRFLRLCAPVPRGTLLVAIGDSTAAQMVELGCPPDAVANQPTPEGIAQALVIATSTGPTN; this is encoded by the coding sequence ATGAGCGGGGCTAAACTCCGGGAACTGGCGGGGCTGAACGTGGTCCTGCTGCGCAGCCCGGACCGGGCCGCGGCAATGACCGCCGAACTGGAATCCCGCGGTGCTGCCGTGGCGCTCCTGCCGCTGATTGATTTCCAGTTTCCCGCTGACACCAGTGAGCTGGACTCGGCGCTCGTGTCCCTGCGCTCCGGACGGTTTGCCTGGGTGATCTTCACCAGCGTGACCACCGTGCGCGCCATGGTGCGCCGCTGCGCCGCCCTGGGGGTGGCGGCGGCATCCGCCGTGCCTGCCGGAACCCGGATCGCCGCCGTCGGTACCGGAACCCGCAGGGCGCTGGAGGACACCGGTCTGGCCGTGGACCTGATGCCCGAGGGGGATCATTCCGCCCGCGGGCTGGCTGAAACCTGGCCGCACCCTCAGGATTCGGATCCCGAGGGCGGGGCACTGCGCATCCTGCTGCCGCAGGCGGACCTGGCCGATCCGGCGCTCCGCGACAACCTCACATCGCTGGGCTGGGACGTCCGCGCCGTCACGGCCTACTGCACCGTGGACTATCCCGCCCCGGGCGTCCGCTTTACGCCCGCAGCCGACACCGGCGCTGACGGAACGGCTCCGCTGATCACCGCACAGGACTTCCTCGGCGCCGCACCGGCCGGTCCGCGCGCCGTCGTGCTCACCTCGCCCAGCATCGTTCGCCGCTTCCTGCGGTTGTGCGCACCCGTTCCGCGGGGCACACTGCTGGTTGCCATTGGAGACAGCACGGCTGCCCAAATGGTTGAGCTGGGCTGCCCGCCCGATGCTGTGGCAAACCAACCCACGCCCGAGGGAATAGCGCAGGCCCTCGTTATTGCTACGTCTACGGGTCCTACAAACTAG
- the hemC gene encoding hydroxymethylbilane synthase, whose amino-acid sequence MAHSPVLIGTRGSALAVTQTTTVANALSELGGFDVELVRVRTEGDINRAALSQIGGTGVFVAALRDSLLRGDCDVAVHSLKDLPTGAADGLTIGAIPGRVDVRDALCARDGLTLAQLPEGARVGTGSPRRAAQLRAARPDLEVVDIRGNVDTRLGRVAGLVEGAPGDLDAVVLAAAGLARLGRLEMVSEFLDPSVMLPAPGQGALAVECRTADAAEGPLSRALAAYDNNAARLTVTAERALLNRLEAGCTAPIGALATVTEVRLHLEAVVCSDDGAKVMLRSAATAELDEDGARALGVRLAEDLLAAGAASLTDLAVS is encoded by the coding sequence GTGGCGCATTCGCCCGTCCTGATCGGCACCCGGGGCAGCGCCCTGGCCGTCACCCAGACCACCACAGTGGCCAACGCGCTCTCCGAACTGGGCGGTTTCGACGTCGAACTGGTCCGGGTGCGGACCGAAGGGGACATCAACCGGGCCGCCCTGTCCCAGATTGGCGGCACCGGTGTCTTCGTGGCCGCACTGCGGGACTCGCTGCTGCGCGGAGACTGCGACGTAGCCGTCCACTCCCTCAAGGACCTGCCCACCGGAGCAGCGGACGGCCTGACCATCGGGGCCATCCCGGGCCGGGTGGACGTCCGTGACGCGCTTTGCGCCCGCGACGGCCTGACCCTGGCGCAGTTGCCGGAAGGCGCCCGCGTGGGCACCGGCTCTCCGCGCCGGGCCGCACAGCTGCGTGCCGCCCGTCCGGACCTGGAGGTAGTGGATATCCGCGGCAACGTGGACACCCGCCTGGGCCGTGTGGCCGGCCTGGTGGAAGGCGCTCCCGGCGACCTTGACGCCGTCGTGCTGGCGGCCGCAGGTTTGGCGCGCCTGGGCCGGCTGGAGATGGTCTCGGAATTCCTGGACCCCTCCGTCATGCTGCCCGCTCCCGGCCAGGGGGCCCTGGCAGTGGAGTGCCGGACCGCTGACGCCGCCGAAGGACCGCTGAGCCGGGCACTGGCTGCCTATGACAACAACGCCGCCCGCCTGACGGTCACTGCGGAACGCGCGCTGCTGAACCGGCTGGAAGCCGGCTGCACCGCACCCATTGGTGCCTTGGCCACTGTGACTGAGGTTCGCCTGCATCTGGAGGCCGTGGTCTGCAGCGACGACGGTGCCAAGGTGATGCTGCGTTCCGCGGCTACGGCGGAGCTGGACGAAGACGGCGCCCGTGCCCTGGGCGTCCGCCTGGCAGAAGATCTGCTTGCCGCCGGTGCCGCGTCCCTGACGGACCTGGCGGTCAGCTAA